The Polyangium aurulentum genomic interval CCCTCCGAAGCGGGCCTGTGAAGCCTCACGGGCGCCTCCTGGCGGGGCGCCCGCTCTCCTCCACCCTCAAGACCGACCCGAGCCCGGGGGCTTGACCGCGGGCGCGTCGAGCCCCCGGAGGGTTCGCCGCATCGTCGTGCGCTCCGACTCGGGGACCGCCTCTTCTTCTTTCGCAGGCGGCGCGCTCACGGCCGGCGGGGGAGGAGGACGGGGCGGCAGCGGCTGTCCGAAGCTCGCGAGCGTACCCGTGAGCGCGGGGGCGCCCTTGTACGAGGACGGCCCGACCTTCCTGGCGACCAGCGTGTCGGTCAGCTTGATGCCCGCGGACGTGTCGCCGAGCTTGATGCTCGTCGGCCGGATGCTCGCCGTCGACTCGCCAAGCTTGCCGAGCCGGATTCCGGCCGCCGTGTCGCGCAAGAACCTGCGCCCCGCGGCCGTGTCCTCCAGCCGCATCGAGGCCGGCTCGCCGAGCTTGATGCTCGCCGCCGAGTTCAGCCCCGCCGTGTCATTCCGCAGGCTCGGGGCCGCCTCGCCGAAGAAGAACGCCGTCGAGTCGCCCATGCGAAGGCTGCCGCCCGGGTGCCCGAGCAGCCTGCTGCTCGCGATGATCTCGTGCGCGAGCCGCTCGTTCGGCTCCGCCTCGGCGAGGGCCGCCACGAGCAGCGCGCCGAGCTGCTTCGACCCGGAAGGCGGCGCCTCGTGCGCGCTGGCCACGAAGCCGAACTGATTGCCGTCCCAGACGAGCCCCGCCTTGAGCGCCTCGAGCGCCGTGACGGCCTGCCCATCGAGCATCCCGCTCACGAGCACGCCCGACGCGATCCGGATCGACAGCCGCCGCGTCGAGCTGCCGCCGAAGCGAAGCTCGCCGCTGCGCTGCTCGATCTCGAGCGCGCCGAGCACGCTGGCCACGCTCATCTTCGCCGGATCGCCGAGCACCGCGTACGCCTGCCCGTCGCTCGCGGGCGGCAGGATCGACTGGCCGCGCTCGATCTCGCGGATGCGCTCGGCCATGGCGATCATCGCGTTCACCTGCGCCACCAGCTCCACCGGATCGACGGGCGCGGTCATCACGAGGTCCGCGCCGCTCTTGAGCACCGCGAGGCGCGTCGACTCGTCGTTCGTCGCAGCCAGCACGATGAGCGGCGTGTAGGCGACGCGCGTGTCGTGGCCGCGGATCACGCCCGCCAGCTCGATCGCATCGGCGTCGGGCAGGTTGAGTGCAGTGATGATCACATGCGGCTCGAGGGCGCAGGAGGCGTTGAAGCCGGCGCGCGCAGTGGCGACGGAAACCACGTCGTAAGTGTCCGCTGGCAGGCCTTCCACGAGCGCGCCGTACGCCGATAGGTCCGCGTCCACGACGACCACGAAATCGCTCGGCATGACGCGACGCTACCATGGTCAAAGACGTGGGTCAGCGCCCCGCGGAGGCGTGCAAGGTTCAATTTTGCCGCGTGGATGACACGTCTTGCGCGGAGCGTCGGTCCGATGTCGGTCCTTCCTCGGGGAACGCGCGTGCGCTAAGGTATTCCCGTGTAGCTAGCTGGAGCCCCGGGGAGCCCATGAACGACAAAGACGCGCTGGCGAAGAACAACGAGGCCTCGAAGACCGACAAACGCAAGCAGAGCCTCTACTTTCCCGAGTCGATGCTCCAGGAGATCAAGGAGGAGGCCGCGCGGCTCGACCGTTCGCTTTCCTGGGTCGTGCAGCGGGCCTGGAAGCTCGCGCGTCTCGAGATCAAGAAGCTCCCGAGTGTCAACGAGGTGAGCGACGGCGACGAGGACATTGGCGATTGACCCCTCCTTCGAGCGCCCCGCCCCCGAGCCGGGACGCGTCCTCCCCGATATCCACGGCCACAGCCACATTTGCGGTTGCCCGCGACAGCACACGCCTGTTCGTCCGTAACCGCAAAGGCGCCTCGGATGTGACCGCGGTGCTCTCCGACGGCATCGGCTGCGACGGGTTCATCTGGAAATACCTCTGGGACGACCTCGCGCCCCTCGTGTCCGTCGCCCACTGGAACTACCGCGGCCACGGGCGCAGCG includes:
- a CDS encoding TIGR04563 family protein, coding for MNDKDALAKNNEASKTDKRKQSLYFPESMLQEIKEEAARLDRSLSWVVQRAWKLARLEIKKLPSVNEVSDGDEDIGD
- a CDS encoding response regulator transcription factor gives rise to the protein MPSDFVVVVDADLSAYGALVEGLPADTYDVVSVATARAGFNASCALEPHVIITALNLPDADAIELAGVIRGHDTRVAYTPLIVLAATNDESTRLAVLKSGADLVMTAPVDPVELVAQVNAMIAMAERIREIERGQSILPPASDGQAYAVLGDPAKMSVASVLGALEIEQRSGELRFGGSSTRRLSIRIASGVLVSGMLDGQAVTALEALKAGLVWDGNQFGFVASAHEAPPSGSKQLGALLVAALAEAEPNERLAHEIIASSRLLGHPGGSLRMGDSTAFFFGEAAPSLRNDTAGLNSAASIKLGEPASMRLEDTAAGRRFLRDTAAGIRLGKLGESTASIRPTSIKLGDTSAGIKLTDTLVARKVGPSSYKGAPALTGTLASFGQPLPPRPPPPPAVSAPPAKEEEAVPESERTTMRRTLRGLDAPAVKPPGSGRS